From the genome of Agromyces intestinalis:
ACGCTCGTGTCGGGGGACACCGCGGTCGACGAGTCCCAGATCACCGGCGAGAGCGTGCCCGTCGACAAGCACGCCGGCGACCTCCTGCTGAGCGGTTCGGTGAACGGGCAGGCCGCCGTCGAGGTCCGCGCGGAGGCGACGGCGAAGGACTCGCAGTACCAGCAGATCGTGGCGCTCGTCGCGCAGGCCGCCGAGTCGAGGGCGCCGGTCGTGCGGCTGGCCGACCGGTACGCGGTGCCGTTCACCGCGTTCTCGCTCGCGCTCGGCGCGCTCGCGTGGTGGGCGTCGGGGGATCCGGTGCGCTTCGCCGAGGTGCTGGTGCTCGCCACGCCCTGCCCGCTGCTCATCGCGGCGCCCGTCGCGTTCATCGGCGGCATGAGCCGCTCGGCGCGCAACGGCTTCATCGTGAAGTCGGGCGGGGTGCTCGAGCAGCTCGCGAAGGCGAAGACGGCGGTGTTCGACAAGACCGGCACCCTCACGCACGGTGCGCCCGAACTCACCGAGGTGCGACCCCGGCCCGGGTTCGACGCCGACGAGCTGCTCGGGCTCGTCGCGAGCGCCGAGCAGTACTCGTCGCACGTGCTGGCGGCGTCGATGATCGTCGCGGCGAAGGCCAGAGGCATCCGGCTGCAGGAGGCGACGTCGGCGACCGAGCAGGCGACGAACGGCGTGGTCGCCGACCTCGGCGGCCGCGAGGTGGTGGTCGGGAAGTTCGCGTTCGTGGCGGCGCACGCGCCCGGCGCGGCCCGCACGGCGATCGCGCCGGGGGAGCTCGCGGTGTACGTGGCGGTCGACGGTCGGTATGCGGGCGCGCTGCTCGCGAGCGACCGGGTGCGCGCCGAGGCCCGGCCGATGCTGGAGCGCCTCGCCGCCCTCGGCGTGCGCGACACGATGATGTTGACCGGCGATGCCCAGGCGACCGCCGACCACATCGCCGCAGAGATCGGCATCGCGCGGGTGCGCGCCGACTGCCTGCCGGTCGACAAGGTGCACGAGGTGGCCGCGATCGCCGAGCGGCCCGTGATCATGGTGGGTGACGGCGTGAACGACGCCCCGGTGCTCGCGGCCGCCGATGTGGGTATCGCGATGGGGGCGAAGGGGGCGACCGCGGCGAGCGAGTCGGCCGATGTGGTGATCCTCGTCGACGACGTGTCGCGGGTCGCGAAGGCGGTCGAGGTGGGGCGCGACACGGTGCGGATCGCGTTGCAGAGCATCTGGGTCGGCATCGCGGTGAGCGTGGGTCTCATGGTGGTTGCCGCCTTCGGCGTGATTCCGGCGACGGTGGGTGCTCTGCTGCAGGAGGTGGTCGACCTGATCACGATCCTCGCGGCGCTGCGGGCGATCGGTGGGCGACTCGACGCGCGGCAGGCGTCGGCGGTCCCCGGCGCGCGCGTGGCCGCGGGCACGTCGTGATCGCGGGCACGTCGTGATCGTGGGCACGTCGTGATCGCGGGCCCGATCGCGGGCCCCCGCGGCTCGCGGCTGGTGACCGAGCGTCCCGATCTCGCCCGGATCACGAGTCGGTAACGGAAGCGGATTTCCGTGACGCAGTCTTGCGCGTGGTTTGTTCGTAAGGTTTACTAACAAACGTGACTGCAACGGATGCACCCCGCGGATCGGCTCCCGCCGAACCCACCGCGACGACGGTTCCGGCACCCGCCGGCATCGCTCCCGAGCTGCTCACCGCGCCCTCGGGCGCCGTCGGCCGGGCGCTGCGCCCCACCGCGAAAGTGCTGCCCGAGCACGCGCGCAGCCACAACCGCTCGCTCGTGCTGCAGACGCTCTACACGTCGGGCCCCCTCAGCCGCGCCGACGTCGCGCGCGAGACCGGGCTCACCCGGGTCACCGTCTCCGACCTCGTCGCCGAACTCATCGCCGAGAGCCTCGTCGTCGAGCTCGGCACCCGCGAGGACGCGCGCCCCGGCAAGCCCGCGACCCTGCTCGACGTCGACCGCGCCGGCTTCCAGATCGTCGGCATCGACCTGTCCGACCACGACCTGCTGCGCGGCGCGGTCGTCGATCTCGACGGGCGCATCGTCGCCCGCGCCGAGGTCGCGCTCGCCGGAGCATCCGGTGGCGCGGCCGCCGACCGGGTGAGCGAGCTCGCCGCCCGCCTCACGGCGCTCGCGACCGCGCCGCTGCTCGGCGTCGGCATCGGCAGCCCCGGTGTCGTCGACCCCGCCGGCGTGGTGCGCTCGGCGCCCAACCTGGGCTGGACCGACCTGCCGCTGCAGAGTCGGCTCGCCGCCGAACTCGCGGTGCCGGTGCACGTCGCGAACGACGCGAACGTCGCCGTGCTCGCCGAGCACGGGGCATCCGGTGCCGGCGATCTGCTGCTCGTGAAGGTCGGTCACGGCGTCGGCGCCGGCCTCATCATCGGCGGTCGACCGGTCATCGGCCCGGGATTCGCCGCGGGCGAGATCGGCCATGTCGTGGTCGGCACCGACGGCGGCCCGCGGTGCGCGTGCGGCAAGCACGGATGCCTCGAGGCCTGGCTCGCCGTGCCGCGGCTGGCCGCGCAGCTCGACGCCGCCGAGTCCGGCGGTGATGCCGCGGTCGCCCGCGACGAGGTGCTCCGCGAGGCGGGGCGCCGGCTCGGCATCATCCTCGCGCCCGTCGTAGGTGCGCTCAACCTGTCCGAGGTCGTGCTCAGCGGCCCGGCCGAACTGCTCGACGGCCCCCTCTTGGAGTCGACCGTCGACACGATCCGGAACCGGACGATGGCGGAACAGCACCGCGACCTCCGGGTCCGGATGACCACGCATGGGCAGGACATCGTCTTGCGCGGCGCGGTCGTCATGGTCCTGTCCGGACAACTCGGCGTCTCGTAGACGGGGCCGAGGCACCAAGGGCGACAGCCCCCCTGCTGTCACACCACCCACGAAAGGAAGCAACGCAATGAGGAAACTCGGCATCGTGGCGCTCGGCGCCGCCGCTGCGCTCACCCTCGCCGGTTGTGCCACCACCGGAGGCACCGACGCCTCGAGCGAGGAGGGCGCCGAGATCCGCGTCTGGCTCGTCGGCACCGACACGCCCGACGCGGCCCGCGAGTACCTGGTCGACACCTTCGAAGAGCAGAACCCCGGCTCGACCCTCGTCATCGAGGAGCAGTCGTGGGACGGCCTGGTCGACCGCCTGACCACCAGCCTCTCCGGCTCCGACAGCCCCGACGTGGTCGAGGTCGGCAACACCCAGGCTTCGGCGTTCACGTCGGCCGGCGCGTTCCTCGACCTGACCGACCACTTCGACGAGCTCGGCGGTGACGACCTGCTCCCCGGCTTCGTCGAGGCCGGCACGTACGACGAGAAGTTCTACGCGGCGCCGCTGTACTCGGGCTCGCGTCTCGTATTCTTCAAGAAGGACGCGTTCGACGCGATCGGCGCCACCGTGCCGACCACGCTCGACGAGTACGTCGCGACCGGTGCCGCGCTGGCTGCCGCCAACCCCGGCAAGTCGGGCATCTGGTGGCCCGGCCAGGACTGGCGCAACGCCCTGCCCTTCATCTGGGAGAACGGCGGCGAGGTCGCGGTTCCCGACGGCGACCAGTGGGACGCGCAGCTCAGCTCGCCCGAGTCGATCAAGGGTCTCGAGCAGGTGCAGCAGGCCATGAACACCGCCTCCGCCGCGCCGAAGGACGCGAACGAGACCAGCCCCGAGGTCGGCTTCTGCGACGGCACCACGCTGCAGCTGTCGGCTCCGAGCTGGGTCAAGTGGTCGATCCTCGCCCCGGTCGACGCTGAGGCCCCCGGCTGCCCCGACCAGGAGGCCAACCTCGGCGTCTACGCCCTGCCGGGCAAGGACGGCGGCGCGGCGCAGGTCTTCGCCGGTGGCTCGAACATCGGCATCTCGGCGAAGTCGGCTCACCCCGACCTCGCGCTGGACGCGCTGAAGATCATCCTCTCGGACGGCTTCCAGACGATCTACGCCGAGAACGGCCTGGTTCCGGCCAAGCTGTCGCTCGCCGACAAGCTCGGCACCGACGAGGTCGCCCAGGCGATCGCGGCGGCCGCCGGCAACGCCAAGCTCACGCCGGCTTCGCCGCGCTGGGCCGACGTCGAGGCTGCTCGCATCCTCGAGGACCTCTTCGTGAACATCGCCCAGGGCGGCGACGTGAAGGCGCTGGCCGAGGAGGCCGACGCTCAGATCGAGGACATCCTCAACAGCTAGTCGGTTCACCCGACTGCGCGGCGACGCGGTCATCCCCGTCCGCGTCGCCGCACCCCTACCCGGACGCACGTCGCCCACACACGGCGAGCGTCCGGACCGGGGGCGGGGCCCTCGCCCCGCCCCCGGATCCCCCCGATACCCAGGAGTACCACCATGACGACGGTCGATCCCGGCCTCGACGCGGCCGCCCCGAGCGCCGTCGAGGGCGAACGACTCACGGCCCCGGCTCCGAACCCGAAGCGCCGGCGCATTCGCCTCCGCGGCGGGTTCACGCCCTATGCACTGCTCGGACCCGCCATCGTGGTGCTCGCCGCGATCGTCGGCTGGCCGCTCATCCAGCTCATCATCACCTCGTTCCAGGAGTTCGGCCGCGCCCAGGTCTTCGGCGCCCCGCCCTCGTGGGTCTGGTTCGACAACTACATCGACGTGTTCACCGACCCGGTGTTCTACGGCGTGCTCGCCCGATCGGTGCTGTTCGCCGCGGGCTGCGTGATCGTCACCATGGTGGCGAGCACCCTCATCGCGCTCATGCTGACCCGGCTGCCGAAGGCCTTCCGGCTGCTGCTGACCGTCGGCATGCTGCTGGCGTGGGCCATGCCCGCCCTCACGGCGACCGTCGTGTGGGGTTGGATGTTCGACACCGCGTACGGCGTCATCAACTACATCTTCGTGAACTTCCTCGGCATGGAGGAGTTCAACCAGCACCAGTGGCTGCTGAACCCGCTGAGCTTCTTCTTCGTGGCGGGCCTCATCATCGTGTGGGGCGCGATCCCGTTCGCGGCCTTCACCCTGTACGCGGGCCTCACGCAGGTGCCCGACGAGGTGCTCGAAGCGGCGCAGCTCGACGGCGCGGGCGGCTTCGCGCGATTCCGGCTGATCATCTTCCCGTACCTGAAGCCGATCTTCCTGATCGTCACGATCCTGCAGGTGATCTGGGACCTCCGCGTGTTCACGCAGATCTTCGTGCTGCAGGACATCGGCGGCGTGCGCGCGCAGACCAACACGCTCGGCGTGTACATCTACCAGAAGTCGATCGCCGGCGGCGATTTCGGCCACGGCGGTGCGATCGCGGTCATCACGGCGATCCTGCTCATGTCCATCTCGATCTACTACATCCGTCAGGTGCTGAAGGAGGAGGAGCTGTGAGCGCCCCCACTGTCGCCCCGGGCATCCGTGCCACCGCCGCCCCGGGTTCGAAGGCTGCGGCCCGCCGTACCGGCGGCGGTCGACGCCGCCTCACGACGTGGCTGTTGAGCGCGCTGTCGGTCGTGCTGTTCGCGCTGTTCGTGTTCCCCGTCTACTGGATGGTGAACACGTCGTTCCAGCCGAACAACGCGATTCGCAGCTCCGACCTGCACTTCTGGCCCGACAACTTCACGCTGCGCAACTATGAGACGGTGCTGTTCGATCCGGGGCGCACGCCGTTCCTGCCCGCGGCGGCGAACTCGCTGGTCGTGACCCTGCTGACCGTCATCATCGCGCTGACGTTCGCGTTCCTCGCGGCTGTGGCGGTCACCCGGTTCCGATTCAAGAGCCGGCGCCTGTTCATCCTCACCATTCTCGTGATCCAGATGATCCCCGGCGAGGCGATGATCGTCTCGGTCTTCCGCGTCATCGACGGCTGGCACCTGCTGAACACCATCATCGGCCTCACGATCGTGTACATCGCCACGGTGCTGCCGTTCACCATCTGGACCCTGCGCGGCTTCGTCAACGGCGTGCCGGCCGACCTCGAAGAGGCGGCGATGATCGACGGCTGCTCGCGGGCGGGCGCATTCTGGCGGGTCACGTTCCCGCTGCTCGCCCCGGGGCTCGTGGCCACCGGTGTGTTCGGATTCATTCAGGCGTGGAACGAGTTCATCATGGCCCTCGTGCTGAACGCCCGCCCCGAGATGATGACCCTGCCGGTCTGGCAGCGCACGTTCCTGGTGGCGAACGGCACGACGAACTGGGCGGGCATCATGGCCGGCTCAGTGCTCATGGCGATTCCCGTGATCGTGTTCTTCCTCATCGTCCAGGGCCGTATGACGAGCGGCCTGGTGAGCGGAGCGGTCAAGGGATGAGTCTTCGTCGCGATGTGCTTGCGACCCTCTTGCCCGGCTTCGACGGCCCGAACGCGCCCGCGTGGGTGCTCGACCGCCTCGCCGAGGGCATGGGCGGGGTGTGCCTGTTCGGCTCCAACGTGGTCGATCCGGCGCAGGTGCGCGCTCTCACCGACGCCCTGCGAGCGGCCAACCCCGCCGCGGTGATCGCGATCGACGAGGAGGGCGGCGACGTCACCCGCCTGCACTACGGTCGCGGTGCACCCTGGCCGGGCAACGCGGTGCTGGGCCGCCTCGACGATGTCGAGCTCACCGAGGCCGTCGGCCGTGAGGTCGGCGAGGCGCTGCGCGCGGTCGGCGTCTCGATGACATTCGCCCCCGACGCCGACGTCAACTCGAACACCGCGAACCCGGTGATCGGCGTGCGCAGTTTCGGCGCCGACCCCGAGCTCGCCGCGCGGCACACGGCCGCGTGGGTGCGGGGTGCCCAGTCGACCGGCGTCGACGCGTGCGCGAAGCACTTCCCGGGGCACGGCGACACGGCGACCGATTCGCACCTCGCCCTGCCGGTCATCGACCTGCCCGTCGAGACATTGCGCGACCGCGAGCTCGTGCCGTTCCGTGCGGCGATCGGCGCGGGCGTGCGCTCGATCATGACGAGCCACATCCTGCTTCCGCAACTCGATGCGCAGGATCCGGCCACCCTCTCCCCGCATGTATTGCATCGCCTGCTCCGCGGGGAGCTCGGGTACGAGGGGGTCATCGTCACCGATGCCCTCGACATGCACGGGGCGAGCGGCGTGCACGGCATCCCCGAGGCTGCCGTGCGCGCCCTCGCCGCGGGCTGCGACCTGCTCTGCATCGGCTCGGGGGTCGCCGAGCGCACCGTCGACGAGATCGTCGAGGCGGTCGAGCGGGCGGTCGCCTCGGGTCGGCTCGCGGCCGAGCGAGTCGCCGAGGCGGCGGCGCGGGTGCGCTCGCTCGCGGATGCTTCGGATGCTTCGGATGTCTCGTCTGTACCGTCGACCGCCGCGGTGACACCCGCCCGCGTGATCGACGCGTTCGATATCGCGCCCGGAGCGCTCGACCGGCTGGTCGGCGCGCAGCGCGTCGGCACGGTCGTGCGCGTCGATACCGTCGCGAACATCGCCGTGGGCGTCGTGCCGTGGGGTCCGTTCGCCGCCGAGGTGGCCGCCCCCGGTACATGGCTCGGCGAGGCATCCGTCGTCGCCCTCGATCGCGAGCACCCGCTCGACGACCCGGCCGGGCTCGCCGGGCCCGTCGTCGTGATCGGCAAGGCTCTGCACCGCCACCCGTTCGCCGTCGACGGGATCGCGGCGCTGCGCGCCGTGCGCGACGACGTCGTGACCATCGACGCGGGCTGGCCCGCCGACGACCGCGCCCAGGCCGACATCGCGACGTTCGGCGGCTCGCGGCTCGTCGGCGAGGCGATCATCGCGCTCGTCGCCGACGCGCTCGCCGCATCCGGTGCGCCCGACACCGCCGAGGCGGTGTCGCAGTGAGGCTCGGCATCGACATCGGCGGCACGAAGACCGCCGCTGTCGCGATCGGCGCTGACGGCGAACTCACCGACCTCGTGCGCATGCCGACCGGATTCGGCGCCGACGAGGTCGTGGCCACCGCGCTGCGCACCGTCGACCGCATGAGCGAACTCGCCGGCGTGCACGCCTCGGCGTTCTCGTCGATCGGCATCGGGATCCCGGGCGCCGTCGACAGCGCCACGGGCCGGGTTGCGCACGCCGTGAACCTCGGGCTCGAGGGCCTCGACCTCGGGCCGCGCCTCAGCGACCGGCTGGGGGTGGACGTGCGCGTCGAGAACGACGTGAAGGCCGCCGCCCTCGGCGCCCACCACCTGCTCGGCGTCGCCGACGGCATCCGCGCGCACTCGATGGCGTACCTGAACCTCGGCACCGGGCTCGCGGCCGGCATCGTGCTCGACGGCGTGCTGCTGCGCGGCGGCCACGGCGTGGCCGGCGAGATCGGCCACATCCCCGTCGACCCGGCCGGCGAGGTGTGCGGCTGCGGCCAGCGCGGGTGCCTCGAGATGACCGCTTCGGGGTCGGCCATCGCGCGTATGTGGCGGACGGAGCATCCGCTGCCCGCCCGCGACCTGTTCGACCGCGCCGCCGCCGGAGACCCGCGCGCGCAGGAGGTGCGCGAGCGGTTCCTCACCGGCGCGGCCGCCGCGGTTCGGCTGCTCGCTCTCACCGCCGATGTCGACGACATCGTGATCGGCGGCGGGCTGTCGGCGCTCGGCGCCGAATTGCTCGACGGGGTGCGGGGTATCCTCGTCAGGTGGTCGGAGCGCTCGCCGTTCCTCGCCTCGCTCGCACTCGAGCATCGAATCCAGGTCATCCCTGCCGGCTTCCCGGCGGCCGCCGTCGGCGCCGCGCTCGTCGGCGAACCGAAGGAGTACGTCGTTGGCTGAGATCGTCATCGTCCCGGGCGAAGCGGAGGCCGGCGACCTGGTCGCCGACGCCATCGTCGACCTCATCCACCGCAAGCCCGACGCCGTGCTGGGGCTCGCGACCGGGTCCACACCGCTGCCGATCTACCGTGCGCTCGCGCAGCGCATCCGCGACGAGTCGGTCGACGTGCGCGGCGTGCGCGGGTTCGCCCTCGACGAGTACGTAGGCCTGCCCGCCGGGCACCCCGAGAGCTACCGCGCGGTCATCCGCCGCGAGGTCGTCGAGCCGCTGGGGCTCACCCCCGAACTCGTGCGGGTGCCGAACGGCGACCCCGCCGGCATCGAGCACGCCGGGGCCGACTACGAGGCCGCGATCGTCGCGGCGGGCGGCGTCGACCTGCAGATCCTCGGCATCGGCCGTACCGGTCACATCGGGTTCAACGAACCCGGCTCGTCTCTCGCGTCGCTCACCCGCGTGAAGACCCTGACCGAAGCGACCCGGCTCGACAACGCCCGGTTCTTCGATTCGCCCGACGACGTGCCCATGCACTGCATCACGCAGGGCATCGGCACCATCCTGCGCGCCCGGCACCTCGTACTGCTCGCCTTCGGCGAGGCGAAGGCCGACGCGATCGCCGCGGCGGTGGAGGGCGCCGTGTCGGCGGCGCAGCCCGGGTCGGCGATCCAGCTGCACCCGCACGTGACGGTGCTCGTCGACGAGGCCGCCGCGTCGAAGTTCGAGAACCTCGCCTATTACCGGCACGCGTGGGCGAACAAGCCCGCCTGGCAGGGCATCTAACCGCATCCGCTCCGCTCTGCTCGCCGGCGGTGAGCCGCGGGCTCAGTGGGGCAGCAGCTCTCGCACCCCCGCGAAGTACGCTTCCTCATCGAATCCGTCGATGAGCGCGCGCTGCAGGATGTACCCGGTGGCGAGGCCGAGTGCCACCTGTGCGAGGTGAGCGCCCCACGTCTCGGGGTCGCCGTCGATGCGATCGGGGTGCTCGACCCCCCATGCCGCGAGCTGGTCGGCGACCGTCGACCTGACGCGCGCGAGTACTCGGCCGACGATCATGCGGATCTCGGGGTCGATCACGGCTTCGCCCCAGAGCTGCGGGATCATGGCGAGGAACGGCTCGTGGCCCATGCCCGTGACCATCGTGATGAGCACGTCGGCGGGTGAGAGCGGCTCGCCGCCGCCGCGGCGTTCGTCGAGTTCGAGCATGCGCGCTTCGAGCACCCGCGCGGCGGTGGCCACGAACAGTTCCTGCTTGCCGGCGAAGTGCCCGTAGATGGCTCCGGCCGACAACCCGGACGCGGCGATGACGTCGGCCATGGAGGTGCGGCTGTAGCCGCGCTCGGCGAAGCAGTGCACGGCGGCGTCGATGATCTCGTCGCGTCGCGCGCTGCGGTAGGCGTCGGTCACCTTGGGCATCGGGCCTCCTCGGGATGCCTCGGTTCGGCTGCCGCGGTCGGGCGCGCCGTGGCGTTGACAAGCGTACTCGCCCCAGCGTATAAAGAACGAGCATTCGTTTTTTAAAAGGAGTCCAGGATGACCAGTCCCACCAGTGTCCCGGCGGGTGCCTCCGTGCACGGCGGCGCCCCGCACACCCCTCTCGGTCGCGTCGTCGGCATCGGCCTCGCACTCGCCGCGGTCGTCTCGGTGCTCGTGCTCGCCTTCGCCTGGCCGAGCACCAGTGCCGAGCCGCGCGACCTGCCCATCGCGATCAGCGGCCCGGCCCAGGCCGTCGACGCGGCGACCGCCGCGGTCGACGAGGCGCAGCCAGGCGCGATCGCGTTCCGCGAGGTCGACGACCGCGACGCCGCCGCGCACGCCATCGAGACCCGCGAGGTGTACGGGGCGATCGTGCTCGGCGCCGAGCCCGAGGTGCTCACGTCTTCGGCCTCGAGCCTCGTGGTGAGCCAGTTGCTCAGCGGCATCGCGGCGAACCTCGAGGAGGGCGTGAATGCGCAGGCCCAGGCCGCCGCTGCGGCCGCCGGGTCCCCCGTTGCGCCTCCGCACATCGACGTCGTCGTCACCGACGTCGTGCCGCTCGCCGACAGCGACCCGCGCGGCGCCGGACTCACCGCCGCGCTCTTCCCGCTCGTGCTGGGCGGCATGCTCGGCGGCATCGCCATCTCGCTCGGCGTCATCGGGGCGATGCGACGGGTGCTCGCCGTCGCCGTCTACTCCGTGGTCGGCGGCATCGCGCTCACCGGCATCCTCGATGGCTGGTTCGGCGCGCTGCCCGGCGAGTTCTGGCTCGAGGCATCCGCCATCACGCTGGCCCTCGCCGCCATCGCCGCGCCGATCACCGGATTCGTCGCGCTCATCGGCCGCGCCGGCATCGCCGTCGGTCCCGTCGTCATGCTGCTGTTCGCCAACCCGATCTCGGGGGCCGCGATGCCGAAGGAGTTCCTGCCGGCGCCGTGGGGCGAGGTCGGGCAGTGGTTCCCGCCCGGGGCGTCGGCGACGCTCGTGCGCGAGGTGAGCTACTTCCCGCAGGCTGACACGACGTTCCCGTGGCTGGTGCTCGGCGCCTGGGCGATCGGCGGCGTGCTGCTCTCGATGATCGGCCACTTCCGCACCGCGGGCGGTGCCGAGCCCGACGAGCTCGCCGCCCACGAGGACGACCCCGAGCCGGCAGACCGGGCCCTCGTCACGGCATAGCCGCGAGGCATCCGCCCTGCCCTGTGCACCCTGTGCCGACGGCGCGCGGGCGGTCGCACGGACGAGAACAGGATGAGCCGGTCCATCCCCGCTGTGGAGCGGTGATGGGCCGTCTCATCCTGTTTTCGCCGGCCGGGCTGTCGCGGAGGCGCCGGGCGGCGCGAGCGGCACCTGCGGCAGCGGGCACGGGCTCGGGCACGGGCTCGGGCTCGGGCACGGCATGGCACGCGCACGGGCAGCCCGAGACTACGCGAGTTCCTTCCGGCCGTTGATGATGCCGCTCACGGCGGCGACGACCGCGAACACGATCGCGACGATCGGCTGGCCCATCAGCCACCACGCGATCGCGACGGCCGAGAAGATCGCGATCTCGATGAGCGCCTTGCCGAAGGTGTCGATCGTGAAGACGGCTCTCGGCGACAGGAACAGACCCCACAGCACGATCGCGGCGAGCGGGGCGCCGATGCCGACGAGCACACCGGGCCACGGCAGTTCGAAGTCGACGAACCCCCACACCGCGAGGCTCACGAACGCGAACAGCTCGAGCAGGAATCGCAGGATCGCGTTCGGGCCGATCTTCGGGGCAGGGTCGGGTGCGGCGTCGTTCACGACCGTCAAGCCTAACCGAGCCGTACCCAGCGAAGCCTCAGCGAAGCCGCAGGGCTCACCGGAAGATGATCGTGCGCGCTCCGTCGAGCAGCACGCGCCGCTCGGCGAACCACTTCACGGC
Proteins encoded in this window:
- a CDS encoding YrdB family protein — translated: MNDAAPDPAPKIGPNAILRFLLELFAFVSLAVWGFVDFELPWPGVLVGIGAPLAAIVLWGLFLSPRAVFTIDTFGKALIEIAIFSAVAIAWWLMGQPIVAIVFAVVAAVSGIINGRKELA